Proteins encoded within one genomic window of Leucoraja erinacea ecotype New England chromosome 24, Leri_hhj_1, whole genome shotgun sequence:
- the dclre1b gene encoding 5' exonuclease Apollo isoform X1, translating into MNGTLIPNTPFAVDFWQIRKCSHVRLFFLSHLHSDHTSGLSSTWSRSIYCSPITAKLLRWKFQVEETLIHPLDVGESHLLYLDEVGKETMTVTLIDSNHCPGSVMFLFDGYFGSILYTADFRYTPTMFCSSPLSTRKKIDALYLDNTNCDPESVLPSRQEATEQIKEIINSHPGHDIVIGLYNLGKESLLEELALTFKTWIVVSPRRLEMFQLLKLSDVFTSEVGTGRIQVVDQNEINRFNMIKWNQLHPTIAIVPTSRRLKVSHKDIHVVPYSDHSSFQELQEFVSRLEPCSIMPIVKRKPCQVYFSQYLSSNDESQVIQIPETVERYMKMNLKHNDMLPRQFLKPRALDIPRGVVFESPQLDCIGEELSCNNNEQEIYKQLNTGNMQLSEIYICQDWNEGNSPNREGQSSEFNKDIVFEKQSNKEHSLLKQNIKVPLPTEQKSSLCLLDVPEYLKIRKPLMLTKWHHGKSPYYRLGKQSIRNFNLAFAKSSRLPQLPARSTRSSFATIKSFFESRICKDQQNAGQIKSEELECVSIVPSSSTSKLKPSFTDASQSQRYASLKSFDAVVEQYFKRRHKLTARNTLN; encoded by the exons ATGAATGGAACACTAATCCCAAACACACCTTTTGCTGTGGATTTCTGGCAGATTCGGAAATGCAGCCACGTCCGTTTGTTTTTCCTCTCCCACTTGCACAGTGATCATACATCTGGTCTTTCTTCTACCTGGAGCAGATCCATATACTGCTCTCCCATTACTGCTAAGTTGTTACGATGGAAGTTTCAG GTCGAGGAAACATTGATCCACCCACTTGATGTAGGAGAAAGTCACCTCTTGTATCTTGATGAAGTTGGAAAAGAGACCATGACCGTGACTTTGATTGACAGCAATCACTGTCCTGGCTCTGTCATGTTTTTGTTTGATGGATACTTTGGTTCCATTCTATACACAG CGGATTTCCGTTACACACCCACCATGTTCTGCAGCTCGCCATTGAGCACAAGGAAAAAAATAGATGCTCTATACCTGGACAATACAAATTGTGATCCTGAGTCAGTGCTGCCTTCCCGTCAAGAAGCAACCGAACAGATCAAAGAAATAATCAACAGTCACCCAGGACATGATATTGTAATTG GTCTCTATAACTTGGGGAAAGAATCCTTATTAGAAGAGTTGGCACTGACCTTTAAAACTTGGATAGTAGTGAGTCCTCGAAGACTTGAGATGTTTCAACTGCTGAAACTGAGCGATGTGTTCACTTCAGAGGTGGGGACAGGAAGAATCCAAGTGGTAGATCAGAACGAAATTAATCGATTTAATATGATTAAGTGGAATCAGCTCCATCCCACGATTGCTATTGTCCCTACAAGCCGCAGATTGAAAGTCTCGCACAAAGATATTCATGTGGTTCCTTATTCGGATCATTCCTCCTTTCAGGAGTTGCAAGAATTTGTGTCCAGACTGGAGCCTTGTTCTATTATGCCCATAGTAAAAAGAAAGCCGTGTCAAGTATACTTCTCCCAGTATCTTAGTTCAAATGATGAGTCGCAGGTAATCCAAATTCCAGAAACAGTAGAAAGATATATGAAGATGAATTTGAAACACAACGATATGCTGCCTCGTCAGTTCTTGAAACCCAGAGCTCTGGATATTCCTCGCGGTGTAGTGTTTGAGTCACCACAACTTGACTGCATTGGAGAAGAACTGAGTTGTAACAACAATGAGCAGGAAATTTATAAACAGTTGAATACTGGTAACATGCAGTTGTCAGAAATATATATTTGCCAAGACTGGAATGAAGGCAACAGTCCAAACAGAGAAGGACAGAGTTCTGAATTCAATAAAGATATAGTTTTTGAAAAACAGTCTAACAAAGAACACAGCTTATTAAAGCAAAACATCAAAGTTCCCTTGCCCACAGAACAGAAATCCAGTTTATGCTTATTGGATGTTCCAGAATACTTAAAGATAAGAAAGCCATTAATGCTGACAAAATGGCATCATGGGAAATCTCCATATTATCGTTTAGGAAAGCAATCAATAAGAAACTTTAACCTAGCCTTTGCAAAATCATCAAGACTGCCGCAATTGCCAGCAAGAAGCACAAGATCATCATTTGCAACAATCAAATCTTTTTTCGAGTCAAGAATTTGTAAGGACCAACAGAATGCAGGGCAAATCAAATCTGAAGAATTGGAGTGTGTTTCAATTGTGCCAAGTAGTAGCACCTCTAAACTCAAACCCAGTTTTACTGATGCAAGCCAGAGTCAACGTTATGCAAGCCTGAAATCTTTTGATGCTGTTGTTGAACAATATTTTAAGAGGAGGCATAAACTAACTGCGAGAAACACATTGAACTAG
- the dclre1b gene encoding 5' exonuclease Apollo isoform X2 — protein sequence MTVTLIDSNHCPGSVMFLFDGYFGSILYTADFRYTPTMFCSSPLSTRKKIDALYLDNTNCDPESVLPSRQEATEQIKEIINSHPGHDIVIGLYNLGKESLLEELALTFKTWIVVSPRRLEMFQLLKLSDVFTSEVGTGRIQVVDQNEINRFNMIKWNQLHPTIAIVPTSRRLKVSHKDIHVVPYSDHSSFQELQEFVSRLEPCSIMPIVKRKPCQVYFSQYLSSNDESQVIQIPETVERYMKMNLKHNDMLPRQFLKPRALDIPRGVVFESPQLDCIGEELSCNNNEQEIYKQLNTGNMQLSEIYICQDWNEGNSPNREGQSSEFNKDIVFEKQSNKEHSLLKQNIKVPLPTEQKSSLCLLDVPEYLKIRKPLMLTKWHHGKSPYYRLGKQSIRNFNLAFAKSSRLPQLPARSTRSSFATIKSFFESRICKDQQNAGQIKSEELECVSIVPSSSTSKLKPSFTDASQSQRYASLKSFDAVVEQYFKRRHKLTARNTLN from the exons ATGACCGTGACTTTGATTGACAGCAATCACTGTCCTGGCTCTGTCATGTTTTTGTTTGATGGATACTTTGGTTCCATTCTATACACAG CGGATTTCCGTTACACACCCACCATGTTCTGCAGCTCGCCATTGAGCACAAGGAAAAAAATAGATGCTCTATACCTGGACAATACAAATTGTGATCCTGAGTCAGTGCTGCCTTCCCGTCAAGAAGCAACCGAACAGATCAAAGAAATAATCAACAGTCACCCAGGACATGATATTGTAATTG GTCTCTATAACTTGGGGAAAGAATCCTTATTAGAAGAGTTGGCACTGACCTTTAAAACTTGGATAGTAGTGAGTCCTCGAAGACTTGAGATGTTTCAACTGCTGAAACTGAGCGATGTGTTCACTTCAGAGGTGGGGACAGGAAGAATCCAAGTGGTAGATCAGAACGAAATTAATCGATTTAATATGATTAAGTGGAATCAGCTCCATCCCACGATTGCTATTGTCCCTACAAGCCGCAGATTGAAAGTCTCGCACAAAGATATTCATGTGGTTCCTTATTCGGATCATTCCTCCTTTCAGGAGTTGCAAGAATTTGTGTCCAGACTGGAGCCTTGTTCTATTATGCCCATAGTAAAAAGAAAGCCGTGTCAAGTATACTTCTCCCAGTATCTTAGTTCAAATGATGAGTCGCAGGTAATCCAAATTCCAGAAACAGTAGAAAGATATATGAAGATGAATTTGAAACACAACGATATGCTGCCTCGTCAGTTCTTGAAACCCAGAGCTCTGGATATTCCTCGCGGTGTAGTGTTTGAGTCACCACAACTTGACTGCATTGGAGAAGAACTGAGTTGTAACAACAATGAGCAGGAAATTTATAAACAGTTGAATACTGGTAACATGCAGTTGTCAGAAATATATATTTGCCAAGACTGGAATGAAGGCAACAGTCCAAACAGAGAAGGACAGAGTTCTGAATTCAATAAAGATATAGTTTTTGAAAAACAGTCTAACAAAGAACACAGCTTATTAAAGCAAAACATCAAAGTTCCCTTGCCCACAGAACAGAAATCCAGTTTATGCTTATTGGATGTTCCAGAATACTTAAAGATAAGAAAGCCATTAATGCTGACAAAATGGCATCATGGGAAATCTCCATATTATCGTTTAGGAAAGCAATCAATAAGAAACTTTAACCTAGCCTTTGCAAAATCATCAAGACTGCCGCAATTGCCAGCAAGAAGCACAAGATCATCATTTGCAACAATCAAATCTTTTTTCGAGTCAAGAATTTGTAAGGACCAACAGAATGCAGGGCAAATCAAATCTGAAGAATTGGAGTGTGTTTCAATTGTGCCAAGTAGTAGCACCTCTAAACTCAAACCCAGTTTTACTGATGCAAGCCAGAGTCAACGTTATGCAAGCCTGAAATCTTTTGATGCTGTTGTTGAACAATATTTTAAGAGGAGGCATAAACTAACTGCGAGAAACACATTGAACTAG